The DNA sequence CCCAGCACACGCACGCCGGCGCTGGCGGCCTCGACGGCCAGTGGCAGCCCGACATAGCCGAGGCCGAGGACACCCATGGTCCCCGAGGTGGGGGCGTTACCCTTATTCACAGAGTTGCCTTCTTCAGAGTGGCTCAAGAGTCAGGATCCGGACGACGATAGCCGCGAAATCTGTCGCTTCGCGCAGACCCATTCAATCGGCAGGCTCGCTGAAGCGCCCTCGCTCCAGCCAGCGCGCCAGCACGAACAGCGCCCAGAGGGCATGCCCGTGGTCGGCTCTGCCGGCCGTGTGATCGCGGATCTTCGACCGGATCGCGTCGGCGCGGACCCATTGCAAGATCCGGGCACCGGGGGACAGCAGGGCCTCCTCCAGGGGACCTCGCCAGCGGCCCCGCAGCCAGGCGGGCAACGGGACGCCGAAGCCCATCTTGGGCCGATTCACGATCTCGGGGGGGAGGAGGTCGGAGAAGGCCCGTTTCAGTAGGGTTTTCAGCTCCCGACCTCGGATCCGCTGGCGGTCGGGCAGGCCGCTGGCGAACTCGATGACCGCCCGGTCCAGGAAGGGGGAACGGAGCTCGAGGCCGTGCATCATGCTGCACCGATCCGCCTTTACGAGGAGATCGTCCAACAGATAGGTCTCGAAATTGACGCTGAGGATCTGTCCCAGCGGGCCGGCTCCCTCCGCCCGGGCCAGAGCCTCCCGGAACGACGCCTCCCGGTCGACGGGCCCGGCGGCCGCCAGGGCCTCCGGGGTGAGTACCGTACGCGGGTCCTCGGGCCAATACCCGATCCAGCGCAGCAGACGCTGCTCCGGAGGCAGCAGGGCGGCGTCCAGGAACCGGCGGGCACGCCGCCAGGGGCTGCGGAAGTCGTCGGGATGGGGAAGCAGGGACGTCAGGCCCCGGCCGACGTGCAGCAAAGCAGCCGGGACCCGTTCGGCCAGTACCGCTCCCAGGAAGCGCGGGTACCCGGCGAACAGCTCGTCGCCGCCGTCCCCCGTCAGCGCGACGGTCACGTGCTCGCGGGTCAGCCTGGACACGATGGACGTGGGCAACGCCGAGGAGTCGCCGAAGGGCTCGTCGTAGGCCTCGAGCAGCGCGTCGAGCAGGTCCAGCGACTGCGTCTCGACACGGAACTCGTGGTGACGCGTTCCGAAGCGGGCCGCGGCCACTCGAGCGAAGTGGGTCTCGTCGTAGCGCGCATCGTCCGCGAATCCGATCGAGAACGTCTCTACCGGTTCGTCTCGCAGTCGGCTCATCAGGCCGACGACCAGCGTCGAGTCGATGCCTCCCGAAAGGAAGGCACCGAGCGGAACGTCCGCGACCAAGCGCTTCTCGACGGCTTGCTCCAGCAGCGCACGCACCGTCTGCGCTGGATTCCGCCGTTCACGCGTGGAGAAGTCCGCCGCCCAGTAGCGCCGCTCGGATTCCCCCCGCTCGTCCACCACGAGCAGGCTGGCGGCTGGGAGCTTCTGAATCGCTCGGTAGGGAGTCCCCGGCGTGGGTACGTATCCGTACGCCAGGTAGAGGGGCAGGAACGCACGATCCAGCCTGTCGTCTACCGCCGGAAGCGCCCAGAACGCCTTCATCTCGGAGGCGAACGCGATGCGGCTCGCGTCCCGGTAGATGAACAGAGGCTTCTTCCCGGCTGGATCGCGCGCGAGGAGCAGGCGCTGGCGCGGCTCGTCCCACAGGGCGAACGCGAACATCCCGTCCAGACGCTCGACCAGGGCATCGCCCCACGCCTCGTAGCCGTGGACCAGCACTTCGGTGTCCGATCGGCTTCGGAAGACGTGTCCCTCGCGCTGCAACTCGGCCCGCAAGCGCTGGAAGTTGTAGATCTCTCCGTTGAAGACGACGGTGACGGTGCCGTCCTCGTTCCCCATCGGTTGGTCGCCCGTGACTTTGTCGATGACCTCCAGCCGGGCGTGACCCAGGTGGCAGCGGCCGGACGCCGAAACCCAGGCGGTGCGCCGATCGGGGCCCCGGTGTTGCAGGGCCTCGGCCATGGCCTGCGCCTGGAGGCGGTCGCGCTCTCGCGCTCCCTCCAGTGGGGGCCCACGGTGGAGCACACCGGCGATGCCGCACATCAGCCTCGCCTCCTCCCTGCGCGCAGGGCCTGCAGGTTCTCCACCCAGTCATCGATCACCGCCTCGATCGAGTAGTGCGTCTCGACCCGGGACCGTCCCGCGCGCCCCAGGCTCCTCTGCCGCTCGGGGTCACGCAGCAGGGTGAGCAGTGCCTGACGCCACTCCACTCCGTCCCTGGCGTGCACACCGCTGACGCCGTCCTGCACCATCTCCTTCAACACCCCCACGGGTGAGCAGACGACGGGCAGCCCGCAGGCCATGTACTCGATCGCCTTGAGACCGCATTTCCCGCGCGACCAGGCATCGTCGGTGACTGGATAGAGGCCGATGTCCAGCTCCTGCACGCAGGCCACCCGCCGCTCCGGGGTCCACTGCTCGAACTCCAGCTCCAGCGGCGCAGGCGGAGTGGCCGGAGGGCGGTTGCACACGACCCGAAAGCGGAAGGGATGCTCGCTGGCCACCGCGGCGAGGTGGGAGTACAGCCCTTCCAGGTAGGGCAGCGCTGTATGGGATCCCACCCACCCGACGACTGCCCGCCCGTCGGACGGTGGCTTGGGCGCCGGTCGGTAGCGACCTGCGTCCACAACGGTCGGTACGACGCGAACCCCTTCCCCGGACCCTCGCGCCTCGCGCGCGTGCTCGGCCAGTGTCGCGTTACCAGCGAACACCTGGTCGGCGGTCCGGCAAAGGTCGTCGGTGGCGCGCCCCGGACGTCGCAGCAGGGCCGCCAGACGATGGCGACCGGGTCCCGACAGGTACAACGCATCGTCGAAGTCGTACACGAGCCCCCCCGGACGGGGCCGCAGCCGTCGCAGGAGCAGGTGGCCCCCCAAGGGAGCCAGCTCCCGTTGGACGACTACGACTTCGTCGCTCCGCAGAAGCCCGATGCGATGCCAGCGGCGTCGCCACGCGCGCAAGAGGAGCCCGACGCGAGCGGGCTCGCTGGCCCCCCCATAGAGATCGAGATAATCGCTGTCGGTCAGGAACGGTTCCAGTTGCAGATCGACCCCGCGCTGCTCCAATGCAGTACGGAATTGCGCCAGGCGAAACCAGGTGCTCGGCCCCCGCTCCGGGTAGGGCGCGAAGGCCACTACGCGCATGGCAGCACCCCCATCGACCGATACAGGGCTGCAAGCGTGCGCAGCCCGTCAGGAAGGGCGAAGTGCCGCCTGGCGAGGTCCCTTGCCTCGTCCGCGCGATCCGGGCGCCTCGCAGTTTCGAGGAGCCAGCGAGCGATACCTTCGGGATCGGGCGGAACGGGGAAGACGCGAGCCGCCGCGGACCCCTGGAATTGGAGTTCGAGGTCACCGACGCCCGAGGTCGCGGCGACCGCCAGGCCTGCAGCCAGGTACTCGCCCACACGAGTGGGAGCGCTGGCGCGCTTGGCCGGAGTCGGGCGTACGAGCGCCAGGCCGGCGTCCGCCATCGCCAACCACTCCGGCATCTCCGCACGGGACGCGGACTCCACACGCACGGACTGGCCGGCGTGATGGGCCAGTGCCTGGGCTTCGCTGCGCTCCCGGGTCAGCAGCAGGAACTGTCCTCCCATACGCTCGAAGGCCGCACCCACCGCGAGGGTTTCCTTCCCGAGGTACCACCCGCTCACGGTGCCCGCGTGCACCAGGAGCGGTCGCGACGGATCGAAGCCCCGACGCACGCGCAGCGCCCCAACGCCGGGCTTGGGCTCGAACTCGGTCAGGTCCACACAGGTGGGAACAACCACCTGGCGCGAAGTGGTCGCAGGTCCGAGCTCGGTCACGACCTCCTTCGCACGATTCGTCAGGTGCACGAGGGCATCGCTCTCCGCCAGCAGGCGCCGCTCCAGGCGGCGGGCTGCGGACACGACCGTGCCCCGGGTGGGCCAACGTCCCGACTCGATGCGCTCGTCCACCCAGAACCCCCGCATATCGAAGACCAGCGGGACACCGTGACGTCGCAGCGGCAGGGCCATTGCCCCGGCAACGTAGCTGCGCGCGTGGACCAGACCGAGGCCTCGTTCGGCGTGCAGGCGGTGCAGCGCGCGTCTTCCCTGCATCAGATCCCAGATCGTGGCGGGCAGGGAGGGTCGGCGGTGGTAGCTCAGGCACGTCCAGCCGACCCTGTGCTCCGCGAGGCGGGCGCGCAGCGCGTCGGTGGCCCCAGGTACCGCCAGGTCGTCCGGCTTCTCGAAGGACAAGACGTGCATGCAGTAGCCCGCCGCAGCGAGCCCGATCACATAGGGAAGCACCTGGGCTCGGCCCAGCGGCTCCAGCAGGCCATCGTAGGACACATACGCAACTCGCGCGGTCATGGCCCGGCCAAGACCTCGTCGAGCAGGGTCGCCAGCGAGCCCATCTGCCACTCGCGGCTGAGCGCGGCCAGCGGACGCCGCTCGTCCACGGGCGTCTGCAGCGTCCCCGCTCGATGCCGCCGGGCCACCTCCACAAACGCCGTGCTCCACGCCGATC is a window from the Gemmatimonadota bacterium genome containing:
- a CDS encoding glycosyltransferase, translating into MTARVAYVSYDGLLEPLGRAQVLPYVIGLAAAGYCMHVLSFEKPDDLAVPGATDALRARLAEHRVGWTCLSYHRRPSLPATIWDLMQGRRALHRLHAERGLGLVHARSYVAGAMALPLRRHGVPLVFDMRGFWVDERIESGRWPTRGTVVSAARRLERRLLAESDALVHLTNRAKEVVTELGPATTSRQVVVPTCVDLTEFEPKPGVGALRVRRGFDPSRPLLVHAGTVSGWYLGKETLAVGAAFERMGGQFLLLTRERSEAQALAHHAGQSVRVESASRAEMPEWLAMADAGLALVRPTPAKRASAPTRVGEYLAAGLAVAATSGVGDLELQFQGSAAARVFPVPPDPEGIARWLLETARRPDRADEARDLARRHFALPDGLRTLAALYRSMGVLPCA
- the asnB gene encoding asparagine synthase (glutamine-hydrolyzing), which encodes MCGIAGVLHRGPPLEGARERDRLQAQAMAEALQHRGPDRRTAWVSASGRCHLGHARLEVIDKVTGDQPMGNEDGTVTVVFNGEIYNFQRLRAELQREGHVFRSRSDTEVLVHGYEAWGDALVERLDGMFAFALWDEPRQRLLLARDPAGKKPLFIYRDASRIAFASEMKAFWALPAVDDRLDRAFLPLYLAYGYVPTPGTPYRAIQKLPAASLLVVDERGESERRYWAADFSTRERRNPAQTVRALLEQAVEKRLVADVPLGAFLSGGIDSTLVVGLMSRLRDEPVETFSIGFADDARYDETHFARVAAARFGTRHHEFRVETQSLDLLDALLEAYDEPFGDSSALPTSIVSRLTREHVTVALTGDGGDELFAGYPRFLGAVLAERVPAALLHVGRGLTSLLPHPDDFRSPWRRARRFLDAALLPPEQRLLRWIGYWPEDPRTVLTPEALAAAGPVDREASFREALARAEGAGPLGQILSVNFETYLLDDLLVKADRCSMMHGLELRSPFLDRAVIEFASGLPDRQRIRGRELKTLLKRAFSDLLPPEIVNRPKMGFGVPLPAWLRGRWRGPLEEALLSPGARILQWVRADAIRSKIRDHTAGRADHGHALWALFVLARWLERGRFSEPAD
- a CDS encoding glycosyltransferase family 4 protein, with translation MRVVAFAPYPERGPSTWFRLAQFRTALEQRGVDLQLEPFLTDSDYLDLYGGASEPARVGLLLRAWRRRWHRIGLLRSDEVVVVQRELAPLGGHLLLRRLRPRPGGLVYDFDDALYLSGPGRHRLAALLRRPGRATDDLCRTADQVFAGNATLAEHAREARGSGEGVRVVPTVVDAGRYRPAPKPPSDGRAVVGWVGSHTALPYLEGLYSHLAAVASEHPFRFRVVCNRPPATPPAPLELEFEQWTPERRVACVQELDIGLYPVTDDAWSRGKCGLKAIEYMACGLPVVCSPVGVLKEMVQDGVSGVHARDGVEWRQALLTLLRDPERQRSLGRAGRSRVETHYSIEAVIDDWVENLQALRAGRRRG